CCGTCGGACTCCGTCACGCGAAGCGGAAAATCACTCGTACGCACAGAAGCCGTCTCCTGAGGAAGCCCTTCGATCAGACTGGATTCGGTGACATCGATCTGCAGAAACCGCCGCAGAATCTCATCCCGACAATTGTCGATCAACACCTTGGCAGCAATATCATAGTGGTGCATCCCATCACCTATTCGAACATTTCCTTGAAAAAGATCAAGCCCCCTGAGATTTACAGGATAGGAGCCGAGCAATCAAGCGAGCTTCTTTAGATGGGTGGCAAAGGAGCGCATCGAGGAGGCAGTCATGGCCTGTTTCCATAATGCCTGCAGTATCGGCAACTCCTGAATTGCCATAACCTGTTGAGTCAGACGCTTCGATGGGGCGCCGAAACGTACTGTCAACAAATCGATGAGGTGTTCGCGCATCGCTTCGACCTTACCCTGGGTGCTCCCAAGCAGAACTCCCTGTTGGATACCCTCCTGTTTGATGATGTCGTATGCGGCAGATTCGATCATGAGGTCCCTCCTTCTGGAAAGAATGTCCTGAGCCAGCCGATCGGAAATCAGTCCGCTCAGAATGGTCATCGATGTCAACATGTCCGCCCGCTGCACGGACGGCAGATCGGAACGGTAAATGGTTTCTTCCACCTGACGAACGGCATCCGTCCCGCCTTTCATCAGCGGCACAAACGGCAGCAGGCACGTAGGCAAGCTCTTTACGGCCGCTTTTGCATCCATTTCATAGAGCCGGATCAACCGAAACCGGTAATGGACCTCGGCATCCTCGAAGTGATCCACCGCCCGATTGTCCGGCCTCAGCAGCAGCACCGCCGAAACGGCCGGAAGATCCTCCGACATCATATGCCGAATCCGATACTCCAGCAGTCTCAGCGGAAGGCGATTTTCCCATCGGCTCTGGATTTCCAGCACCACCAACAGCTGCCTGCCGTCGGACTCCGTCACGCGAAGCGGAAAATCACTCGTACGCACAGAAGCCGTCTCCTGTGGAAGCCCTTCGATCAGGCAGGATTCGGTGACATCGATCTGCAGAAACCGCCGCAGAATCTCATCCCGACAATTGTCGATCAATACCTTGGCAGCAATATCGTAGTGGTGCATCCCATCACCTATCCGAACATTTCCTTGAAAAAGATCAAGCCCCCTGATAATGATATGATAGAAAGTGATTTCCGTTAAGCCCCTCTACCTGCAGGATATAGGCCCAGGACGAAGGCTATAAAAGCCCAGATGGTGGTCGCTTAAAGTATAGAAAGACATCCCATGCTCCAAGAGCTTAAAGCATGCATCGAAAAAGCGCAACATCTGACCGTGTTGACGGGAGCGGGCGTTTCTGCGGAGAGCGGCATCCCCACGTTTCGGGGCGGGGACGGATTGTGGAACCGTTACCGGCCGGAGGAGCTGGCCACTCCGGAAGCCTTTTCAAGGGATCCGGAAACGGTCTGGCGATGGTATGCCTGGCGGATGGAACGGGTGTTTTCGGCCCAGCCCAACCCGGCCCACCTCGGGTTTGCGAAGCTTCAGGAAATGGGACGGTTGGCCTGCCTCATCACCCAGAATGTGGACGATCTGCACGAACGGGCCGGAAGCCGGGATGTGCTGCACCTGCATGGCACCCTGCGGCAGATGCGCTGTGTAGCCTGCGGCAGCCGCATCCCCGTTCATCGTCCGCCCGAGGTGCCGCCGCTTCCGGTGTGCGCCTGTGGCGGCCTGCTGCGGCCGGATGTGGTGTGGTTCGGAGAATCCCTTTCGCCGGATGTGCTGCAGCTGGCCTTCGATGAGGCTTCCCGAAGCGACGTGATGATCGTTGCCGGCACTTCCGCCGTCGTCCACCCCGCGGCAAGCCTTCCGCTCGAAGTGAAACGCCACGGCGGCACCGTCATCGAGATCAACCCCGATGCCACACCGCTCTCGTCAATGGCCGATCTTTCCATCCGGATGCCTGCCGGAATGGCGATTACTGAAAATCTGGGCTTAGGCCAGTCGTGAAGGGTATTTTTGATATGGCGGCTGACAGGGGTATCGGTTCTTACCCTTTACCGTCGTTCATTGAATTGACCTTCCGGTTTTAAGCAGAATCATCGACCCACAATTGATTGAAAACATTCGTTTTCCCGTATCGGATCAAAATTGAGATCGCTCTTGATTTTATCGTCATTTGGATATCCCATCTCAATAGCCTTTCCGAGGCTTTTGCAAGCAGCATCTGCATCTTTCATTCGGGCTTGAACTGTTGCAATCCTGTAAATCCACTGAGGTTGACCGGGATTCATCGTTGCAAGTTTCTTAAAGACGTTAACCGCATCAACAAATCGAGATCGTTCCGCGTAGGCAATTCCCAATTGAACAAGTGCATTCTGCAATTCCGGATTTTTTCGCACAGCGGTTTCAAGGTTCTGGAGTTCTTTTTTCCTGTGCTGGAGTATCCGGTATATCATTGCAAGCTCATAAAATCCTTTCGCATCCCCCGGATTTTCTTGCAGCCTATCTTCCAGTTCCAATGCTCTTTGTCGCAACTTTTTCCGTTCCTGTAGCACACCCCGCAATTGAATTAAATATTGGGCATTGCCGGGGTCAATCGCCAGTGCATTCCCGAAATGAGCGATCGCATCTTCCAAACGATCCATGTTTTTGTAGCTTATCCCCAAATTACTTTGTATTCGAGGATTGCCGGGCTGCAGACTTTCAGCATGTCGAAGATAGAACAGTCCTTCATGATTTCTGTCCAATCGGCTAAGAGAAACCCCAAGGCAATTGTATGATGTTGCATCTGCCTTGTTGTAGGCAACAGCTCCATGACACAACTGGGAGGCTTTTTCATAATTTCCATTTTCCAGTTCGACAAGTCCTATTTTGCCCTGAAATGGTCCACCCGATATATGCATCCTACTCAATTTTCCATAAAATTCCTGTGCTTGTTGATTGTTACCCTCATCTCGATAAACGCCGTACAAATACAGATAAATCATAGGGTCATTCGGCGAATATTGCATCGCTTGATAATAATTTTCTCTGGCCTTGGTGTATTGCCGGACAGCGTAATAATGGGTTGCCAGTGAAAAATAGGCCAACGCGTTGTCTGTGGTATTCTGAATTGCCTGTTCGAAAAGAGTCCCGCTGTCCTTCCATCTGGAAACTTGTCTGTAACATATATAGCTAAGGTTCATAACAACCGAACACATCATCGCGGCAATCAATATTTTGTTGACTGAAAAGCGATGGAAAAGTTTTTCAGCCCCAAACGTCACCAGGATCAAGATACCCGTCATTGGGATGTACATATATCGGTCTGCGTGCGACTGCATCCCCACCTGAACTATGCCAATAACAGGAACCAATGTGCCCAAAAACCAGAACCACCCCACAAAGCCATATGGACAGCTTTTTCGATAATGCCAGACGAGGAAGGATACGCCAGAAACGAGGAGTGCTGAACCAGCGTAAGCTATGAACCTGAATTGGGCTGGATATGGATAAAAGACAGATAGGTCGACAGGAAGGAAAGTCTGTTTGATATAGATCACATACGAAACTGCCATATTTGCTGCCCTGACAAACCATGGCATTGCC
The nucleotide sequence above comes from Desulfatirhabdium butyrativorans DSM 18734. Encoded proteins:
- a CDS encoding SIR2 family NAD-dependent protein deacylase, which translates into the protein MLQELKACIEKAQHLTVLTGAGVSAESGIPTFRGGDGLWNRYRPEELATPEAFSRDPETVWRWYAWRMERVFSAQPNPAHLGFAKLQEMGRLACLITQNVDDLHERAGSRDVLHLHGTLRQMRCVACGSRIPVHRPPEVPPLPVCACGGLLRPDVVWFGESLSPDVLQLAFDEASRSDVMIVAGTSAVVHPAASLPLEVKRHGGTVIEINPDATPLSSMADLSIRMPAGMAITENLGLGQS
- a CDS encoding TPR end-of-group domain-containing protein; protein product: MFLVLSIYYQVRHFQFINFDDHAYVTSNSYVLQGFTKESLNWVLLSDVASNWHPLTMLTHMLDVALYGMNAGAHHLTNVQIHAVNTLLMFLVCFNLFGGLWKSAFIAAVFAVHPLHVESVAWVSERKDVLSACFWLLTMLSYSAYIKSSSRLSYWLMLVSFMLGLLAKPMLVTLPFVLLLIDYWPLERFSKNTKQRIKAIYEKLPLLLITVVFSFITYFIQKLTGSVSSLEAMPWFVRAANMAVSYVIYIKQTFLPVDLSVFYPYPAQFRFIAYAGSALLVSGVSFLVWHYRKSCPYGFVGWFWFLGTLVPVIGIVQVGMQSHADRYMYIPMTGILILVTFGAEKLFHRFSVNKILIAAMMCSVVMNLSYICYRQVSRWKDSGTLFEQAIQNTTDNALAYFSLATHYYAVRQYTKARENYYQAMQYSPNDPMIYLYLYGVYRDEGNNQQAQEFYGKLSRMHISGGPFQGKIGLVELENGNYEKASQLCHGAVAYNKADATSYNCLGVSLSRLDRNHEGLFYLRHAESLQPGNPRIQSNLGISYKNMDRLEDAIAHFGNALAIDPGNAQYLIQLRGVLQERKKLRQRALELEDRLQENPGDAKGFYELAMIYRILQHRKKELQNLETAVRKNPELQNALVQLGIAYAERSRFVDAVNVFKKLATMNPGQPQWIYRIATVQARMKDADAACKSLGKAIEMGYPNDDKIKSDLNFDPIRENECFQSIVGR